From Streptomyces sp. TLI_053, a single genomic window includes:
- a CDS encoding carboxymuconolactone decarboxylase family protein produces the protein MTTNATARATTHTARMKNPAMVLPDAMKGIQSIYKAMYQGGVPHRILELVHLRASQINGCSACVFAGVTGAKKAGETDERLHAVAAWREAPFFDEEERAALELTEAATRIADRSGQAVPDAVWDAAADHFDEEQLSAIILMIGLTNFFNRINATVQEPAGATWG, from the coding sequence ATGACCACCAACGCGACCGCCCGCGCCACCACCCACACCGCCCGTATGAAGAACCCCGCCATGGTCCTGCCGGACGCCATGAAGGGCATCCAGAGCATCTACAAGGCGATGTACCAGGGCGGGGTCCCGCACCGGATCCTGGAGCTGGTGCACCTGCGGGCCAGCCAGATCAACGGGTGCAGCGCCTGCGTGTTCGCCGGCGTCACCGGTGCCAAGAAGGCCGGTGAGACGGACGAGCGGCTGCACGCCGTCGCCGCCTGGCGGGAGGCGCCGTTCTTCGACGAGGAGGAGCGGGCCGCACTCGAACTCACCGAGGCGGCGACCCGGATCGCCGACCGTTCCGGCCAGGCGGTGCCGGACGCGGTCTGGGACGCGGCGGCGGACCACTTCGACGAGGAGCAGCTCTCGGCGATCATCCTGATGATCGGGCTGACGAACTTCTTCAACCGGATCAACGCGACGGTCCAGGAGCCCGCCGGCGCGACCTGGGGCTGA
- a CDS encoding sigma-70 family RNA polymerase sigma factor, producing the protein MDGEDFLADRFEEHRPHLRAVAYRMLGSLSEAEDAVQETWFKLSRSDVSEVANLAGWLTTVVGRVCLDLLRSRVARREDPLEHQDGQEVRLPDPVIGGLRALDPEQEILTADSVGIALMIVLETLAPAERLAFVLHDMFSVPFDEIAPILDRTSASTRQLASRARRRVQGAAPAPDSDLALRREVVQAFLTAARGGDFEALLAVLDPDVVARTDAGALRPAVLRRGARNVAAGASAFGSRFDGQSRLLLVDGEPAVATFTDGRPVSLAVFTVRGGKVTALHIFADPERLERLGLTAG; encoded by the coding sequence GTGGACGGGGAAGATTTTCTGGCGGACCGCTTCGAGGAGCACCGGCCCCATCTCCGGGCGGTGGCCTACCGGATGCTCGGCTCGCTGAGCGAGGCCGAGGACGCGGTACAGGAGACCTGGTTCAAACTGAGCCGCTCCGACGTCAGCGAGGTGGCCAACCTGGCCGGCTGGCTGACCACCGTGGTCGGACGGGTCTGCCTGGACCTGCTGCGCTCGCGGGTGGCCCGCCGCGAGGACCCGCTGGAGCACCAGGACGGCCAGGAGGTCAGGCTGCCCGATCCGGTCATCGGCGGCCTCCGGGCCCTCGACCCCGAACAGGAGATACTCACGGCCGACTCGGTCGGCATCGCACTGATGATCGTCCTGGAGACGCTGGCACCGGCGGAGCGGCTCGCCTTCGTCCTGCACGACATGTTCTCGGTGCCGTTCGACGAGATCGCCCCGATCCTCGACCGCACCTCCGCCTCCACCCGCCAGCTCGCCAGCCGCGCCCGGCGACGGGTCCAGGGCGCCGCACCGGCGCCGGACAGCGACCTGGCGCTGCGGCGCGAGGTGGTGCAGGCGTTCCTGACCGCCGCCCGCGGCGGGGACTTCGAGGCGCTGCTCGCCGTCCTCGACCCCGACGTGGTGGCCAGGACCGACGCCGGCGCGCTGCGCCCGGCGGTGCTGCGGCGCGGCGCCCGGAACGTGGCGGCCGGGGCGAGCGCGTTCGGTTCGCGCTTCGACGGACAGTCGCGCCTGCTGCTGGTCGACGGCGAACCGGCGGTGGCCACCTTCACCGACGGCCGCCCGGTCTCGCTCGCGGTGTTCACCGTGCGCGGTGGCAAGGTCACGGCGCTGCACATCTTCGCCGACCCGGAGCGTCTGGAGCGGCTCGGCCTGACGGCCGGCTGA